Proteins found in one Planctomycetaceae bacterium genomic segment:
- a CDS encoding serine/threonine-protein kinase — protein sequence MKSVIGHGGNGIVLKGFQPELNRLVAVKVMAPHLAASAAARQRFAREAQATAAIVHPAVMPILSVNSTGQLPFLIMPCVDCESLQQRIDRVGGLSVVDVLRIGLQVARGLQAAHAQGLVHRDVKPANILLERGVERVMLTDFGLARAVDDASLTRTGLIAGTPQYMSPEQARGDAVDPRSDLFSLGSVLYVMATGRPPFRAETSYGILRRVTDETPRAVRELNPEVPEWLCAIILRLLEKSAADRFQTAEAVAELLEDCLAHVQQPAAIPLPITARSLVKSSGPLSQWRLWLATIGGGLLLVLIAYQTATLVEGPSNDFQAEYGTDSQTAVDRNSLASGKLLTPIPSSSGSGVSATGQSAGFSAGSSHDLPDDPSFDIEQLHEEIDQLLEDTSELP from the coding sequence ATCAAATCAGTGATCGGCCATGGAGGAAATGGTATCGTGCTGAAAGGATTTCAGCCCGAACTGAATCGACTCGTCGCCGTCAAGGTGATGGCTCCCCATTTGGCAGCCAGTGCTGCAGCTCGCCAGCGTTTTGCGAGAGAAGCGCAGGCTACCGCCGCGATCGTTCATCCTGCGGTCATGCCAATTCTGAGTGTGAATTCAACCGGGCAATTGCCATTCCTGATCATGCCCTGTGTCGACTGCGAATCGCTTCAGCAACGGATCGACAGGGTGGGCGGCCTGTCGGTCGTTGATGTCCTTCGTATTGGTCTTCAGGTCGCAAGAGGTCTGCAGGCAGCGCACGCCCAGGGCCTGGTGCATCGGGATGTTAAGCCGGCAAACATCCTGTTGGAACGAGGTGTGGAACGTGTCATGCTGACCGATTTCGGGTTAGCGCGCGCGGTGGACGATGCCTCACTGACTCGGACCGGTTTAATTGCGGGCACGCCCCAGTATATGTCGCCCGAACAGGCGCGCGGGGACGCCGTTGATCCACGCAGCGATTTGTTCAGCCTTGGAAGCGTGTTGTATGTGATGGCAACCGGTCGGCCCCCGTTTCGAGCGGAAACCAGCTACGGTATTCTTCGCCGGGTCACGGATGAAACACCACGGGCAGTGAGAGAACTGAATCCTGAAGTACCCGAGTGGCTTTGTGCCATTATTCTGAGACTTCTGGAGAAGTCTGCAGCAGATCGGTTTCAGACGGCAGAAGCCGTTGCAGAGTTGCTGGAAGACTGCCTTGCCCATGTCCAGCAGCCTGCGGCGATACCACTCCCGATCACTGCTCGATCTCTGGTCAAGTCGTCCGGGCCGTTGTCGCAGTGGCGACTCTGGCTGGCAACTATTGGTGGAGGTTTGTTGCTGGTTTTGATTGCTTATCAAACTGCGACTCTGGTTGAGGGACCATCAAACGACTTTCAAGCCGAGTACGGTACAGATAGCCAGACTGCTGTTGATCGCAATTCCCTGGCCAGCGGTAAGCTGCTGACTCCGATTCCATCGTCATCAGGATCCGGAGTCTCAGCAACTGGACAATCGGCAGGTTTCTCTGCAGGCAGCAGTCATGATCTCCCAGATGATCCGAGCTTCGACATTGAGCAACTGCATGAAGAAATTGATCAGCTGTTGGAAGACACAAGCGAACTGCCGTGA
- a CDS encoding carbamoyltransferase has protein sequence MTAILGISALYHDSAATLVVDGQIVAAAQEERFSRKKHDERFPANAVEYCLQQFGITAADLNYVGFYEKPLTHFDRLLETWLAFAPRGYRAFRRGLPLWLRQKLHIPGELRAGIGGGYKGRVVFTQHHESHAASAFYPSPFQEAAILTMDGVGEWATTCIGMGRDHRIELCQEIRFPHSLGLLYSAFTYYTGFRVNSGEYKLMGLAPYGKPIYRDLILNHLIDVKEDGSFRMDMSYFNYCHGLTMTSPEFHRLFRGAPRTPEEPLTQRDMDLAASVQSVTEDIMMKLARQAHKITGMKHLVLAGGVALNCVGNGHILRHGPFEDVWIQPASGDAGGSLGNALFIWHQLLNKPRRAETPDGQAGSLLGPEFSDQQILDTLKSQGVTYSKCDNEMELCELVANLLSQGNVVGWFQGRMEFGPRALGNRSILGDARNPKMQSVMNLKIKFRESFRPFAPVVLKEEASEYFELKQGTESPYMLVVGPVIPGRRLADTPETSAGDHRFGIDRLNEVRSQVPAVTHVDYSARVQTVDKIRNPLLHQLLTAFHQQTGCPVLINTSFNVRSEPIVCTPHDALKCFQMTDMDVLVLGKFVIRKSDQNPGATAAERKSHLDQFSPD, from the coding sequence TTGACTGCGATTCTCGGCATATCCGCCCTTTACCACGACTCCGCGGCAACACTGGTGGTTGACGGACAAATTGTGGCGGCGGCGCAGGAAGAACGATTCAGCAGAAAGAAACATGACGAACGATTTCCGGCAAATGCAGTCGAGTACTGTCTGCAACAATTCGGAATCACCGCTGCCGACCTGAACTACGTGGGCTTCTATGAAAAGCCACTGACACACTTCGATCGTCTGCTCGAAACGTGGCTTGCCTTTGCACCACGCGGTTACCGGGCGTTTCGTCGGGGGCTTCCGCTCTGGCTCCGCCAGAAACTACACATTCCGGGAGAATTGCGGGCCGGTATCGGAGGCGGCTACAAGGGGCGAGTTGTATTCACGCAGCATCACGAATCACATGCTGCCAGCGCGTTTTATCCGTCGCCTTTTCAGGAGGCAGCGATACTCACGATGGACGGTGTGGGAGAATGGGCCACTACCTGCATTGGTATGGGGCGAGATCACCGCATTGAACTCTGCCAGGAGATTCGATTTCCACATTCGCTGGGATTGCTCTATTCGGCGTTCACATACTACACCGGGTTCCGGGTCAACAGTGGTGAATACAAACTGATGGGGCTGGCTCCTTATGGCAAACCGATCTATCGCGATCTGATCCTGAATCATCTGATTGATGTGAAAGAAGATGGCTCATTCCGAATGGATATGAGCTACTTCAACTATTGCCACGGCCTCACGATGACGTCGCCAGAGTTTCACCGACTGTTCAGAGGTGCGCCTCGAACACCAGAAGAACCGCTGACACAACGCGACATGGATTTGGCGGCGTCCGTCCAGAGTGTCACAGAAGACATCATGATGAAACTCGCCCGTCAGGCACACAAAATCACGGGCATGAAACATCTCGTTCTGGCCGGTGGAGTCGCACTGAACTGCGTTGGTAACGGCCATATTCTGAGACACGGTCCTTTCGAGGATGTCTGGATCCAGCCAGCATCCGGTGACGCGGGTGGTTCCCTGGGGAATGCACTTTTTATCTGGCATCAACTACTGAATAAGCCCCGCCGCGCTGAAACTCCGGACGGCCAGGCGGGCTCCCTGCTGGGCCCCGAATTTTCAGATCAGCAGATTCTTGACACTCTGAAGTCCCAGGGTGTCACCTATTCAAAGTGTGATAATGAAATGGAATTGTGTGAACTTGTCGCGAATCTGCTCTCACAGGGAAACGTTGTCGGATGGTTCCAGGGACGTATGGAGTTCGGACCGCGGGCACTGGGCAACCGCAGCATTCTCGGAGATGCCCGCAACCCAAAGATGCAGTCCGTGATGAATCTGAAAATCAAATTCCGCGAATCATTTCGTCCGTTTGCTCCGGTCGTTCTGAAAGAAGAAGCATCCGAGTACTTTGAGCTGAAACAGGGAACTGAAAGTCCTTATATGCTGGTTGTCGGGCCAGTGATTCCCGGTCGTCGGCTGGCTGATACCCCCGAAACATCCGCTGGTGACCATCGGTTTGGGATTGATCGCCTGAATGAAGTTCGGTCTCAAGTCCCCGCCGTGACTCACGTCGACTATTCAGCCCGGGTGCAAACCGTTGATAAGATCCGAAATCCACTTCTGCATCAGCTACTGACGGCCTTTCATCAGCAAACAGGATGCCCCGTGCTGATCAACACCAGCTTCAACGTGCGAAGCGAACCGATCGTTTGCACTCCACACGATGCACTGAAATGTTTTCAGATGACCGATATGGATGTACTGGTTCTGGGGAAATTCGTCATTCGCAAGTCAGACCAGAATCCCGGGGCCACCGCTGCCGAACGAAAATCTCATCTTGACCAGTTCTCCCCGGACTGA
- a CDS encoding rhomboid family intramembrane serine protease: MREIGRLENEDQALHFVCYLLVLGITSSLEEEDGAWTLWVENDDQVQQAKNLLETFLQNPSAEVYKESVQEIKRRRSKLNQSAVAAGTDTVSIRSRWEQPWWRIYPATQALMIISILVVALCTRWPPQMDNSMGMPQTCNNLDSPLLKNLWIQDWSTPTYVLSVFGVQLYSHHNETLTETMSRGEVWRLVTPVFIHMNVLHILFNLMWLRNLGIAVEFVRGTRRFLALVIIVAVVSNLTQFYYSGPRFGGMSGVVFGLIGYIWMKGLTQPKLGIGLMSSQVVYSIAWLLLCMTGALGPVANACHVSGFATGILIGARQAIIAFPARKK, from the coding sequence ATGCGGGAAATCGGAAGGCTTGAGAACGAAGATCAGGCTCTGCACTTCGTTTGTTACCTGCTTGTACTGGGGATCACGTCTTCACTCGAGGAAGAAGACGGCGCGTGGACGCTCTGGGTCGAAAACGACGATCAGGTCCAGCAGGCAAAGAATCTTCTGGAGACATTTCTGCAGAATCCGTCTGCTGAGGTCTACAAAGAATCCGTACAGGAAATCAAAAGACGCAGGTCGAAGCTGAATCAGTCTGCGGTTGCTGCAGGCACTGACACCGTCAGTATCAGGAGTCGCTGGGAACAACCGTGGTGGCGTATCTATCCGGCCACTCAGGCTCTCATGATCATCAGCATTCTTGTGGTCGCGCTCTGTACACGCTGGCCTCCCCAAATGGACAATTCGATGGGGATGCCACAAACGTGCAACAATCTGGATTCTCCGTTGCTGAAGAACCTCTGGATACAAGACTGGTCCACGCCGACTTACGTACTTTCGGTCTTCGGTGTCCAACTCTATTCGCACCACAACGAAACGCTGACGGAGACGATGTCGCGGGGTGAAGTCTGGCGACTGGTTACGCCGGTTTTTATCCACATGAATGTGCTGCATATCCTGTTCAACCTGATGTGGCTGCGCAACCTTGGCATTGCCGTCGAATTCGTACGAGGGACCCGCAGGTTCCTGGCTCTGGTAATCATTGTCGCAGTGGTCTCAAATCTGACGCAGTTCTATTACTCCGGCCCCAGATTTGGTGGCATGTCAGGAGTCGTATTCGGGCTCATCGGATACATCTGGATGAAGGGCTTAACTCAACCAAAACTTGGTATAGGTTTGATGTCCAGTCAGGTTGTCTATTCCATTGCCTGGCTCTTACTGTGCATGACAGGTGCTCTGGGTCCTGTCGCAAACGCGTGCCACGTTAGTGGCTTTGCTACAGGCATCCTGATCGGCGCGAGGCAGGCAATCATCGCCTTTCCAGCAAGAAAGAAATGA
- a CDS encoding GGDEF domain-containing protein — protein sequence MNQPTQKVEVISLAETNASGFDLNCMQEPDMPRGCLLQIYPARPDVHMIRIHQRRAILGRDLNCQIAIEDSAASRHHAAIIFEDAGYLIQDLNSTNGTYVNDARISGSLALKGGELIRLGGTIFKFLSSFDQEAQYHTVVQDLMVRDSLTNAFNRSYLIPTLQSLLKKCQSSDARVAMIMMDIDLFKAINDKHGHLVGDEVLRVFCERVRDQLRPEDFLARWGGEEFIVIAKQVTLKEARRIAERIRLAISSTSFQTQSGPITVTCSLGIACANGKTSYSVDQFIGIADHWLYVAKKSGRNNVQSTDP from the coding sequence ATGAACCAACCGACGCAAAAAGTAGAAGTCATCTCACTCGCGGAAACGAACGCCAGCGGTTTCGATTTAAACTGTATGCAGGAACCGGATATGCCGCGGGGCTGCCTGCTGCAAATCTACCCTGCCCGTCCCGACGTACATATGATTCGGATTCACCAGCGGCGAGCGATTCTCGGAAGAGATCTTAACTGTCAGATTGCAATCGAAGATTCTGCCGCATCGAGACATCATGCCGCGATCATTTTTGAAGACGCAGGGTACCTGATTCAGGATCTGAACAGTACAAACGGAACCTATGTCAACGACGCCCGAATCAGCGGATCACTTGCCCTGAAAGGCGGAGAGCTCATCCGCCTGGGTGGTACGATTTTCAAATTTCTGTCGTCATTCGATCAGGAAGCTCAGTATCACACGGTGGTTCAGGATCTTATGGTCCGGGATTCTCTGACCAATGCATTCAACCGCAGTTATTTGATTCCAACACTCCAGTCACTCCTGAAGAAGTGCCAGTCGTCAGACGCACGCGTCGCAATGATTATGATGGATATCGACCTGTTCAAGGCCATCAATGACAAACACGGCCATCTGGTCGGCGACGAAGTGCTCCGGGTTTTCTGCGAACGAGTTCGAGATCAACTCAGGCCGGAAGATTTTCTGGCACGCTGGGGTGGAGAAGAATTTATTGTCATTGCAAAGCAGGTTACCCTGAAGGAAGCAAGGCGAATTGCAGAACGCATCCGTCTGGCCATTTCATCCACCAGTTTTCAGACACAGTCAGGGCCAATTACGGTTACCTGCAGTTTGGGGATCGCTTGCGCGAATGGCAAGACATCTTATTCCGTGGATCAATTCATCGGAATTGCCGATCACTGGTTGTATGTTGCCAAGAAATCTGGTCGCAATAATGTTCAGTCAACGGATCCCTGA
- a CDS encoding ATP-binding protein: MQILVISNRAVFFLDIFGIGQKLAPELLVEHKSLEEWERTDLASVQNGTWLILDAEVASSLDLLDAQPSSSDKPYAIMKCVKNDSGLRVSEWESLSRDILTLRIRGIGMMIQPEQQIRETVVLESEYLRGTEFVIPTQTRFIPVIRNRLLQSIPDFEIASDSASNHFCMALEEALANAFYHGNLELCSSLKEDGSSRFLEMAAEREDRDPWKSRVVTIHELAGRPGLWLTITDQGRGFDVEAAFERANDPEQILASGRGLMMMQAFSDELFFNKPGNQVTMVLYSRAANRTEPIQQSAIFKPCS, from the coding sequence ATGCAGATTCTTGTCATTTCTAACCGAGCAGTTTTCTTCCTGGACATATTCGGGATCGGCCAGAAACTGGCTCCTGAGCTCCTGGTTGAGCACAAATCGCTGGAAGAGTGGGAACGAACAGACCTCGCTTCGGTACAAAACGGGACCTGGTTAATCCTCGATGCCGAAGTGGCTTCATCACTGGACTTACTTGACGCCCAGCCATCCAGTTCAGACAAACCCTATGCGATAATGAAGTGTGTGAAGAATGATTCGGGACTTCGTGTCAGTGAATGGGAATCCCTGAGCCGTGACATACTGACCCTTCGGATACGGGGAATTGGCATGATGATACAACCAGAGCAACAAATCCGGGAAACAGTTGTCCTGGAGTCGGAATATCTTCGTGGCACAGAGTTTGTGATACCCACACAAACTCGTTTTATACCGGTGATACGCAATCGACTGCTGCAGAGTATCCCGGACTTCGAGATTGCCAGCGACTCAGCTTCCAACCACTTCTGTATGGCGCTGGAGGAAGCCCTGGCCAATGCTTTTTATCACGGCAACCTCGAACTTTGTTCGTCACTCAAAGAAGATGGTTCCTCCAGATTTCTGGAGATGGCAGCGGAAAGAGAAGACCGGGATCCATGGAAGTCCCGCGTTGTCACCATCCATGAATTAGCAGGACGTCCCGGACTTTGGCTCACAATCACGGACCAGGGTCGCGGGTTTGATGTTGAGGCGGCCTTCGAACGGGCCAATGATCCGGAGCAGATTCTGGCAAGCGGCCGTGGCTTGATGATGATGCAGGCGTTTTCAGATGAGCTGTTCTTTAACAAACCAGGCAACCAGGTGACGATGGTACTTTATTCGCGTGCAGCCAACCGGACTGAACCGATTCAGCAATCCGCGATTTTCAAACCCTGCTCATAA
- a CDS encoding WD40 repeat domain-containing protein yields the protein MNFAAIPFVVSALLCIATSAAGQDAGSNTEIRSNPDIRKDAVSKKAAGAYSEIQSAPSETGATVTALAFNGDASILARGQSDGTLVAHNIGKDERAWRVRLEGVTDMLSIPEADALAVFSGTSERSGDIKLFDWQTGEQLGRVGPYAGGRNGFSLHRSTGTLAFISAGNQIDFVDLKSSKLLAPIQTDHDESICSIAFNHDATKLYVGSESGVITAISMGQTPRESVTLFDASSRIMDLKVQPGVGTVIAAGCKNGSIHLYNDDGKAEKPHITRLSYSSISKFHFSPLHPDVLIVGTQALSFVDCTTGERLVDDMLLSDNPGSVWGFAISDDGSHMATGHRRGQTCEFRNSGFQVFASEIVKGFKE from the coding sequence ATGAATTTTGCAGCAATCCCATTCGTCGTCTCAGCATTACTCTGCATTGCAACCAGTGCTGCCGGTCAGGACGCCGGGTCAAACACAGAGATCCGGTCAAACCCGGACATCAGGAAAGATGCTGTTTCAAAAAAAGCTGCCGGCGCGTATTCAGAAATCCAGTCCGCACCGTCAGAAACCGGTGCAACGGTCACAGCACTCGCATTTAATGGCGATGCCAGCATCCTCGCTCGAGGCCAGTCCGACGGGACACTTGTCGCTCACAATATTGGAAAAGATGAAAGAGCATGGCGGGTTCGACTGGAGGGTGTCACCGACATGCTGTCGATTCCTGAAGCAGATGCACTGGCCGTTTTCAGTGGCACTTCGGAACGCTCGGGTGACATCAAACTGTTCGACTGGCAGACCGGTGAGCAGCTCGGCCGAGTGGGACCGTACGCGGGAGGACGCAATGGATTCTCGTTGCACCGATCGACAGGAACGCTGGCGTTTATCTCAGCAGGCAATCAGATTGATTTTGTGGACCTGAAATCCTCAAAGCTGTTGGCACCAATCCAGACCGACCACGACGAATCGATCTGCTCAATTGCCTTTAACCATGACGCGACCAAACTTTACGTTGGTTCTGAAAGTGGCGTCATCACAGCAATCAGCATGGGGCAGACACCACGGGAGTCCGTCACGCTGTTCGACGCATCGTCCAGAATCATGGATCTCAAGGTCCAACCTGGAGTCGGCACAGTGATCGCTGCTGGTTGCAAGAATGGATCGATTCACCTTTACAACGACGATGGCAAGGCTGAGAAACCTCATATCACGCGGCTGAGTTACAGTAGTATTTCAAAGTTCCACTTCTCACCGCTCCACCCGGACGTCCTGATTGTTGGTACGCAGGCGCTTTCCTTTGTTGACTGCACAACGGGTGAAAGACTGGTGGATGACATGCTTCTGAGCGACAATCCGGGATCTGTTTGGGGCTTCGCGATTTCAGACGATGGCAGCCACATGGCTACCGGTCATCGCAGAGGTCAGACCTGCGAATTCAGGAACAGCGGTTTCCAGGTATTTGCCAGTGAAATCGTCAAAGGGTTCAAAGAGTAG
- a CDS encoding response regulator, with protein MKTVLSVGQCRPDQAAISHFLTSAFEVSVTTADYAEDAIDAVKTESPDLVLINRKLDADYSDGMEILKALKADPTTASVAVMLVSNFSEWQEKAVAAGALYGFGKAELAAPETRARVAAALGL; from the coding sequence ATGAAGACTGTTTTGAGCGTGGGTCAGTGTCGTCCGGATCAGGCCGCAATTTCACATTTCTTAACGTCTGCTTTTGAGGTGTCTGTCACGACTGCAGACTACGCCGAAGATGCAATTGATGCCGTAAAAACGGAGAGCCCGGATTTGGTATTGATCAACCGAAAACTGGACGCCGACTACAGCGATGGCATGGAGATACTAAAAGCTCTGAAGGCCGACCCGACAACCGCATCGGTCGCCGTGATGCTCGTTTCAAATTTTTCTGAGTGGCAGGAGAAGGCAGTCGCCGCCGGTGCGCTTTATGGATTCGGTAAAGCAGAGCTGGCCGCTCCCGAAACGCGTGCGCGGGTTGCTGCCGCCCTGGGGTTGTAG
- the truA gene encoding tRNA pseudouridine(38-40) synthase TruA — protein MASDEAENQAAACGFTRNIMLTIAYDGTNYSGWQIQPRVTTVQECVERAVEKLTGVRSAVLCAGRTDAGVHAVGQVASFRTSSQIPANQIRRGLQSFLPIDIVIVKAEDVSMKFHATFSAVRKIYRYMLFDGTVCPPFVRRYVNCIRNELDVPAMQQSLIHLLGTHDFRCFETRYPNKATSIRTIERAEIRRLSAWTPWQSGHEWHSDDSHISQMRSGDSKCCPFVMFEVQADGFLYNMVRAIVGTLIRIGVGQRPPDDMQRVIESMDRKQAGMTSLAQGLCLTEVFYPPELLRPDDAD, from the coding sequence ATGGCGTCGGACGAGGCGGAGAATCAGGCAGCCGCCTGTGGCTTCACTCGTAATATTATGCTGACAATTGCCTACGACGGCACAAATTACAGTGGCTGGCAGATCCAGCCCCGCGTCACTACTGTCCAGGAATGTGTGGAACGAGCCGTTGAAAAACTGACTGGCGTTCGCAGCGCTGTTCTGTGCGCTGGCAGAACCGATGCCGGTGTTCACGCCGTTGGACAGGTTGCGAGTTTCCGGACGTCCTCACAGATTCCGGCGAATCAGATCCGGCGCGGCCTGCAGAGTTTTCTGCCCATCGATATTGTCATTGTGAAAGCCGAAGACGTGTCGATGAAGTTTCATGCGACATTTTCGGCGGTACGCAAGATCTATCGATACATGCTGTTCGACGGAACCGTTTGCCCTCCCTTTGTTCGACGATACGTCAATTGTATTCGCAACGAACTTGATGTCCCTGCCATGCAGCAGTCGCTGATTCATTTGCTTGGCACGCATGACTTTCGGTGTTTCGAAACTCGCTACCCCAACAAGGCGACGAGTATTCGCACGATTGAACGGGCAGAGATTCGACGCCTGTCGGCATGGACTCCCTGGCAAAGTGGTCACGAATGGCATAGCGATGATTCACACATCTCGCAAATGCGCAGTGGCGATTCGAAGTGCTGTCCTTTTGTCATGTTCGAAGTTCAGGCCGATGGTTTTCTGTACAACATGGTCCGGGCGATCGTCGGGACTCTGATTCGCATTGGTGTTGGGCAGCGGCCGCCGGATGACATGCAACGCGTGATAGAATCCATGGACCGTAAACAGGCCGGGATGACGTCACTGGCCCAGGGACTATGCCTGACGGAGGTTTTTTATCCCCCCGAGTTACTTCGCCCGGATGACGCGGACTGA
- a CDS encoding trypsin-like peptidase domain-containing protein → MLSQLKSQQNLAGRIFLTLVLAAICGGLVNADSIVLKSGQRIDGEVLKVQKDTLFVDIGVDVIRVPVDQIAERIESKPESTTPKSNTAGIFQTADLPERTVKELVSRYGEGVVLIQTPDGLGSGFIINERGYCVTNFHVVEGQTRVAVTIFHRSENGDFERVAIRDVRILSLNPYFDLALLEIPSQKDLKFRPVFIADDDSQREGDNVFAIGSPLGLERSVSEGIISTRNRNMDGIVYIQTTAQINPGNSGGPLFNTKGEVVGVINMKLTFGEGLGFAIPVAYLKHFLRNRDAFAFDRTNPNTGYHYLTPPRRTNPGQPYEVEKK, encoded by the coding sequence ATGTTGTCCCAACTGAAATCACAGCAGAATCTTGCAGGTCGTATATTCTTGACGCTCGTTCTGGCTGCGATCTGCGGTGGACTTGTCAATGCCGACAGCATCGTCCTGAAGTCAGGACAGCGAATTGATGGCGAAGTACTGAAGGTCCAGAAGGACACACTCTTCGTTGACATCGGAGTAGACGTGATTCGAGTTCCCGTCGATCAAATCGCCGAACGAATTGAATCAAAGCCCGAATCCACAACGCCAAAGTCAAATACTGCCGGTATCTTCCAGACAGCAGACCTGCCGGAACGCACAGTCAAAGAACTTGTCTCGCGTTATGGTGAAGGTGTGGTGCTGATCCAGACACCTGATGGACTTGGTTCGGGTTTTATCATCAATGAACGAGGCTACTGCGTCACGAACTTCCATGTTGTGGAAGGTCAAACGCGTGTCGCAGTGACCATCTTTCACCGCAGCGAAAACGGTGATTTTGAACGAGTGGCCATCCGTGATGTCAGGATTCTGTCACTGAATCCTTATTTCGACCTCGCATTGCTCGAAATACCCTCGCAAAAAGATCTGAAGTTTCGACCAGTGTTCATCGCAGACGATGACTCTCAGCGAGAGGGCGACAACGTCTTTGCGATTGGCAGCCCACTTGGACTCGAACGATCCGTCTCTGAAGGAATTATCAGTACGCGAAACCGAAACATGGACGGCATCGTCTACATTCAGACGACAGCACAGATAAACCCAGGCAATAGTGGCGGGCCGTTGTTTAACACAAAAGGCGAAGTCGTTGGCGTGATCAACATGAAACTGACGTTTGGAGAAGGACTTGGTTTCGCAATCCCCGTTGCATACCTGAAACACTTCCTGCGAAATCGAGATGCCTTTGCGTTCGACAGAACGAACCCCAACACCGGCTATCACTACCTGACGCCACCACGTCGAACAAATCCGGGACAACCCTACGAGGTCGAAAAGAAGTAG